The Hymenobacter psoromatis genome contains a region encoding:
- a CDS encoding DUF5127 domain-containing protein, with translation MQHDDDAKVYLNGVLLTKQAGYNSTYAFFPISPAARQALRAGDNVLALHANSPHGGEYLDAGLYETLPTPAPLARARQTGVKLTATQTTYSFAAGPVTLTVNFLSPLLLDELETVAQPVSYVTCTATAADGQPHPTQVLLTEAGTLASNTPYQEVATRPGAAGSLRWQAVGTAAQPMLAKAGENLRIDWGYAYLATSGAATLANGDPQTLKTAFAKTGTLSPASPTKGQAQRVAQAAVLDLGAVAATPAEQHLLLGYDEQYAVQYFGQNLRP, from the coding sequence ATGCAGCACGACGACGACGCGAAAGTGTACCTGAATGGCGTGCTGCTAACCAAGCAGGCCGGCTACAATAGCACCTACGCTTTCTTTCCTATTTCGCCCGCCGCCCGGCAGGCGTTGCGCGCGGGCGATAACGTGCTGGCACTGCACGCCAACAGCCCGCATGGAGGCGAATACTTGGACGCCGGCCTCTACGAAACGCTGCCTACGCCCGCCCCGCTGGCCCGGGCCCGCCAAACGGGCGTGAAGCTGACTGCCACCCAGACGACCTACTCCTTCGCCGCCGGCCCGGTGACCCTGACGGTCAATTTTTTATCGCCGCTGCTGCTTGACGAGCTGGAAACCGTGGCCCAGCCCGTGAGCTACGTTACCTGCACCGCCACGGCGGCCGACGGCCAGCCCCACCCTACCCAGGTGCTCCTGACCGAGGCCGGCACGCTAGCCAGTAATACGCCCTACCAGGAGGTGGCTACCCGGCCCGGCGCGGCCGGTAGCTTGCGCTGGCAGGCCGTGGGCACTGCCGCCCAGCCCATGCTGGCCAAGGCCGGCGAAAACCTGCGTATCGACTGGGGCTACGCTTATCTGGCCACGTCCGGCGCGGCCACCCTGGCTAACGGCGACCCACAAACGCTCAAAACCGCCTTTGCTAAAACCGGTACCCTGTCCCCCGCTTCGCCCACAAAGGGCCAGGCCCAGCGCGTGGCGCAGGCCGCCGTGCTCGACCTGGGGGCCGTGGCCGCCACGCCCGCCGAGCAGCACCTACTACTAGGCTACGACGAGCAGTATGCGGTGCAGTACTTTGGCCAAAACCTGCGGCCCTAG
- a CDS encoding glutaminase domain-containing protein, producing the protein MEKALAAAEADYPRLRQKATAFYQKLVADAQAAGGPKYADLYQLAYRQAIAAHSIVAGPKGELFFFSKENFSNGSIGTVDITYPSAPLFLLYE; encoded by the coding sequence ATGGAAAAAGCCCTGGCCGCCGCCGAGGCCGACTACCCCCGGCTGCGCCAGAAAGCCACGGCCTTCTACCAAAAGCTAGTGGCCGATGCTCAGGCGGCGGGTGGCCCGAAATACGCCGACCTGTACCAGCTGGCTTATCGCCAGGCCATTGCGGCGCACAGCATCGTGGCCGGGCCCAAGGGCGAGCTGTTCTTTTTCTCAAAGGAGAATTTCTCCAACGGCTCCATCGGCACCGTGGACATCACCTACCCCTCAGCGCCGCTATTTCTGCTCTATG